One segment of Mastomys coucha isolate ucsf_1 unplaced genomic scaffold, UCSF_Mcou_1 pScaffold23, whole genome shotgun sequence DNA contains the following:
- the Clec3b gene encoding tetranectin, which yields MGFWGTYLLFCFFSFLSQVTAESPTPKTKKAANAKKDLVSPKMFEELKNRLDVLAQEVALLKEKQALQTVCLKGTKVNLKCLLAFTQPKTFHEASEDCISQGGTLGTPQSELENEALFEYARQSVGSEAEIWLGLNDMATEGAWVDMTGGRLAYKNWETEITTQPDGGKAENCAALSGAANGKWFDKRCRDQLPYICQFAIV from the exons atgGGATTTTGGGGCACCTACctgctcttctgcttcttctctttcctgtcccAGGTCACTGCAGAGTCACCCACCCCCAAGACCAAGAAGGCTGCAAATGCCAAGAAAG ATTTGGTGAGCCCAAAGATGTTTGAGGAACTCAAGAACAGGCTGGATGTTCTGGCCCAGGAGGTGGCCCTGCTGAAGGAGAAGCAGGCCTTACAGACTG TGTGCCTGAAGGGCACCAAGGTGAACTTGAAGTGCCTCCTGGCCTTCACCCAGCCGAAGACCTTCCATGAGGCGAGCGAGGACTGCATCTCGCAAGGGGGCACGCTGGGCACGCCGCAGTCGGAGCTGGAGAACGAGGCGCTGTTCGAGTATGCGCGTCAGAGCGTGGGCAGCGAGGCGGAGATCTGGCTGGGCCTCAATGACATGGCCACGGAAGGCGCCTGGGTGGATATGACCGGTGGCCGCCTGGCTTACAAGAACTGGGAGACGGAGATCACGACGCAACCCGACGGCGGCAAAGCCGAGAACTGCGCCGCCCTGTCCGGCGCAGCCAATGGCAAGTGGTTCGACAAGCGATGCCGTGATCAGTTGCCCTACATCTGCCAGTTTGCCATTGTGTAG